The genomic segment CCTTTATCGGCACATATCGCGCGGTTTCGGGGGTGACATAGCTGACATCCCATTCCGGCTCATGCTCCTTGAGCCAGTCCGGCATGTCGTGAATGAAGGTAAAGGCGGCAAAGGCGGCGCCCCATACCCGCGGACGCCAGTTGCCATCAACCTGGTCGCAGTCGGCGCCATACTCCACTTCGCCTCCGGCCGGCGACGGCATATAGAGGAACAGTTCGGAACTGACCCGGTGGCGGCCAAAGCCCCAGCCGTTGTCGCCGTAACCCTTGCGGGTCATATAGTTCTTGCCGGCCATGATCTCGTCCAGGTCCTCGACCCCGAAGTTGACATGGTGGAACCGGAACTTGCCGTCAAAGCCGAACAGCACCTGGTCCGCATCGGCCAGCATGATGTTATGGTGGTTGGTGGAGCGGCCGGCGCGGATATAGATGCCGACCCCCTTCTGGATGTCGCTCATCCTGAAGCCGAGCCGCTGGCTGTAAAAGTCAAAGGCCTCATTCACATCGAGGAAAGTCCACACACAGTGGCTGATGGTTTTCGGGATCGCCCGGCTCAGCCATTTGCGCGGCACATTCATGCGGTTGATGATCCCCGGCGCATTGGTCGGCGCCGGACAGCAGGTATAGGGCAGCGGCTGGAACACCCTGAGGCCGATCGCCTGGCCGAACGAGGTGACAAAATGGGCCGTGCCGGTCTCGTCGATGGTCACCTCGTGGTCCCGGGACAGGTCGGCCACCAGGCCGTCCAGGTCCTGCTGGCGCGGCACCGCCCAGATACATTCCTGGACCCCCGGCCCCATCAGCTCGCTTTTCGGCACCCGGTCATCGCCCAGCGGGTAGACCCGGATCTGCTGGCCGCTGATCACGCTGAACAGCGCATGATCGCTGCCGCTCTCCAGCCTGCTGAGCCCGTAGTCCTCGAAAAACTCAACGCAGGTGTCAAAATCCTCAACGCCGTAAATAATTTCTGCTATCCCGGTAATCGGCACGGTAGATCTCCCTTG from the Emcibacter nanhaiensis genome contains:
- a CDS encoding VOC family protein, whose translation is MKQGRSTVPITGIAEIIYGVEDFDTCVEFFEDYGLSRLESGSDHALFSVISGQQIRVYPLGDDRVPKSELMGPGVQECIWAVPRQQDLDGLVADLSRDHEVTIDETGTAHFVTSFGQAIGLRVFQPLPYTCCPAPTNAPGIINRMNVPRKWLSRAIPKTISHCVWTFLDVNEAFDFYSQRLGFRMSDIQKGVGIYIRAGRSTNHHNIMLADADQVLFGFDGKFRFHHVNFGVEDLDEIMAGKNYMTRKGYGDNGWGFGRHRVSSELFLYMPSPAGGEVEYGADCDQVDGNWRPRVWGAAFAAFTFIHDMPDWLKEHEPEWDVSYVTPETARYVPIK